From a region of the Panicum virgatum strain AP13 chromosome 2K, P.virgatum_v5, whole genome shotgun sequence genome:
- the LOC120695496 gene encoding uncharacterized protein LOC120695496 has product MRSQNDVWFSQLLLRIGDGTEKTFPNDYVDLPDDIMLEYNDDQSIDTLIYHVFPDLAKNCTSISCRRERAILSTRNEYVDSLNAMMIVKFPGEEKVYYSHDYVDDDSTNNYPLDFLNSITPNGIPPHELKIKKNCPVILLRNPDPHHGLCNGTRFIVKAFEDNAINYEIVNGQHAGNRVFIPRIPLSPSEDISLPFKFKRKQFPIRLSFAMTINKVQGQTIPNVGIYLPEPVFSHG; this is encoded by the coding sequence ATGAGGTCCCAGAATGATGTATGGTTCTCGCAGCTTCTATTAAGAATTGGTGATGGAACAGAAAAAACCTTCCCAAATGATTATGTAGATCTGCCAGATGACATTATGCTTGAGTATAATGATGATCAGTCTATTGATACTCTCATCTATCATGTGTTTCCTGATCTAGCTAAGAACTGCACCTCCATCAGTTGCAGGCGCGAGCGTGCTATCTTGTCAACAAGAAATGAGTATGTTGATAGCCTCAACGCGATGATGATTGTAAAGTTTCCTGGAGAAGAAAAGGTTTACTATAGTCATGATTATGTAGATGATGACTCAACTAATAACTATCCTCTTGATTTTCTGAACTCAATTACTCCAAATGGTATTCCTCCGCATGAGCTTAAAATTAAGAAGAACTGTCCTGTCATACTCCTACGAAATCCGGATCCTCATCATGGACTGTGCAATGGAACTCGATTTATAGTGAAGGCTTTTGAGGACAATGCAATTAATTATGAAATTGTAAATGGACAGCATGCTGGAAATCGAGTTTTTATACCAAGGATTCCCTTGTCTCCATCAGAGGATATTTCACTACCTTTCAAGTTCaagaggaaacaatttccaATAAGACTCAGTTTTGCAATGACTATAAATAAAGTTCAGGGTCAAACTATACCAAATGTTGGGATCTATCTTCCAGAGCCTGTTTTCTCTCATGGATAG
- the LOC120696172 gene encoding bisdemethoxycurcumin synthase-like — translation MGSAPANVREICRAKRADGPAAVLAIGTANPANCVLQDEFPDLYFSATKSEHLTGLKDKFTRVCQKLGVRKRYLHHTEELLGAHPEFLDHHAPSLDARLDIVKAAVPELAAEASRRAIDEWGRPADDITHLVVTTNSGAHMPGVDFRLVPLLGLRPTVRRTMLYLNGCFAGAAALRVAKDLAENNRGARVLVVCAEITVLLFTRPEEGCFQTLVNQGLFGDGAGAVIVGADPVMIRTPAVVRERPIFEIVSAAQTIIPDSEDVITMYITKGGYGGNISTRQVPVLIGDNIERCLLDAFEPLGIGAGWNDLFWDVHPGSSAILDQVDAVLHLKPEKLAASRRVLSEYGNMFGVTVIFVLDELRRRMQNGEEEGAPEWGAMLAFGPGLTVETMVLHRCVAQGTGAAPPEDKLTAA, via the exons ATGGGAAGCGCTCCGGCGAACGTCCGCGAGATCTGCCGCGCGAAGCGCGccgacggccccgccgccgtcctcgccatCGGCACCGCCAACCCGGCCAACTGCGTGCTCCAGGACGAGTTCCCGGACTTGTACTTCAGCGCCACCAAGAGCGAGCACCTCACCGGCCTCAAGGACAAGTTCACAAGAGTTT GCCAGAAGCTGGGCGTGCGGAAGCGCTACCTGCACCACACCGAGGAGCTGCTGGGCGCGCACCCGGAGTTCCTGGACCACCACGCGCCGTCCCTGGACGCGCGGCTGGACATCGTCAAGGCCGCGGtgccggagctcgccgcggaggcCTCCCGGAGGGCCATCGACGAGTGGGGCCGCCCGGCCGACGACATCACGCACCTCGTCGTCACCACCAACTCCGGCGCGCACATGCCAGGCGTCGACTTCCGGCTGGTCCCGCTCCTCGGCCTCCGCCCCACCGTGCGCCGCACCATGCTCTACCTCAACGGCtgcttcgccggcgccgccgcgctgcgcgtCGCCAAGGACCTCGCCGAGAACaaccgcggcgcgcgcgtgctCGTCGTCTGCGCCGAGATCACCGTCCTGCTCTTCACCAGGCCCGAGGAGGGATGCTTCCAGACGCTCGTCAACCAGGGTCTTttcggcgacggcgccggcgccgtcatcGTCGGCGCCGACCCCGTGATGATCAGGACCCCCGCCGTCGTCCGAGAGCGCCCGATTTTCGAGATCGTGTCCGCCGCGCAGACCATCATACCGGACTCCGAGGACGTCATCACCATGTACATCACCAAAGGCGGCTACGGCGGCAACATCTCCACCAGGCAGGTCCCCGTGCTTATCGGCGACAACATCGAGCGCTGCCTCCTCGACGCGTTCGAGCCGCTCGGCATCGGCGCAGGATGGAACGACCTGTTCTGGGACGTGCACCCGGGCTCGTCGGCTATCCTGGACCAGGTCGACGCCGTGCTCCACCTCAAGCCCGAGAAGCTGGCGGCGAGCAGGCGCGTCCTCAGCGAGTACGGCAACATGTTCGGCGTCACGGTGATCTTCGTGCTCGACGAGCTGCGCCGCCGGATGCAgaacggggaggaggagggggcgcccgAGTGGGGGGCCATGCTGGCGTTCGGACCCGGGCTCACCGTTGAGACGATGGTGCTGCACCGGTGCGTGGCGCAGGGCACAGGCGCCGCCCCACCTGAGGACAAACTGACTGCGGCCTAA